The genomic interval CGACCGCCGTGGCCATCGGGACCTGGATGCCCAGGACGTTGCGCGTGGTGTGCGCCGCGCCGCCGCCGAAGCCGACGAGGACGCCCGCCGCGCCGGTGCGCATCAGGTGCAGGGCCGCCGTGTACGTGGCGCAGCCGCCGACGATCACCGGGACGTCCAGCTCGTAGATGAACTGCTTCAGGTTCAGCGGCTCGTGCGAGCCCGACACGTGCTCCGCCGAGACCGTCGTACCGCGGATGACGAAGATGTCCACGCCCGCGTCGACCACGGCCTTGGAGAACTGGGCCGTGCGCTGCGGGGAGAGCGCGGCGGCGGTGACCACGCCCGAGTCGCGCACCTCCTTGATGCGCTGCCCGATCAGCTCCTCCTTGATGGGAGCGGCGTAGATCTCCTGGAGGCGGCGGGTCGCGGTGTCCACGTCCAACCCGGTGATCTCGTCGAGGAGCGGCTGCGGGTCCTCGTAGCGCGTCCAGAGGCCTTCGAGGTTCAGCACGCCGAGGCCGCCGAGCTCGCCGATGCGGATCGCGGTGGCCGGGGAGACGACCGAGTCCATGGGGGCGGCCAGGAAGGGCAGTTCGAAGCGGTAGGCGTCGATCTGCCAGGCGATCGAGACCTCCTTCGGGTCCCGCGTACGGCGGCTGGGGACGACGGCGATGTCGTCGAAGGCGTACGCCCGGCGGCCGCGCTTGCCGCGCCCGATCTCGATCTCAGTCACGTGTGTGGCCTTTCCTTCTTGCGTCTCAGCGTCTTCCAGTATCGCCGACGGGTACGACAAGGGCGGCCCCGGTGTGTCCGGAGCCGCCCTTGAGGAAGCCTGCCGACTACTTGCTGCGGCTGTAGTTCGGTGCCTCGACCGTCATCTGGATGTCGTGCGGGTGGCTCTCCTTGAGGCCCGCCGAGGTGATCCGGACGAAGCGGCCCTTGGTCTCCATCTCCTCGATGGTGGCCGCGCCCACGTAGCCCATGGTCTGGCGCAGACCGCCGACGAGCTGGTGCAGCACGTTGGCCAGCGGGCCGCGGTAGGGCACCTGGCCCTCGATGCCCTCGGGCACGAGCTTGTCGTCGGAGGCGACCTCGGCCTGGAAGTAGCGGTCCTTCGAGTACGACCGGCCCTGGCCGCGGGACTGCATCGCGCCGAGCGAGCCCATGCCGCGGTACGACTTGAACTGCTTGCCGTTGATGAACTGGAGCTCGCCCGGGGACTCCTCGCAGCCCGCGAGCAGGCTGCCGAGCATCACCGTGTCGGCGCCGGCGGCGAGCGCCTTGCCGATGTCGCCGGAGTACTGGAGGCCGCCGTCGCCGATGAGCGGGACGCCGGCCGCGCGGGCGGCGAGGGAGGCTTCGTAGATCGCGGTGACCTGCGGGACGCCGATGCCGGCGACGACGCGGGTCGTACAGATCGAGCCGGGGCCCACGCCGACCTTGATGCCGTCGACACCGGCGTCGACCAGGGCCTGGGCGCCGTCGCGGGTGGCGACGTTGCCGCCGATCACGTCGACGCCGACGCTCGACTTGATCTTCGCCATCCAGTTGAGGGCGTTGCTGTTGTGGCCGTGCGAGGTGTCGACGACCAGGAAGTCCACGCCGGCCTCGGCGAGGGCCTGGGCGCGCTCAAGGGCCTCGGGGCTGGCGCCGACGGCGGCGCCGACGATGAGGCGGCCCTCGGCGTCCTTGGCGGCGTTCGGGTACTGCTCGGCCTTGACGAAGTCCTTGACCGTGATGAGGCCCTTGAGGATGCCGGCCTCGTCGACGAGGGGCAGCTTCTCGATCTTGTGGCGGCGCAGCAGCTGCATGGCGTCGGCGCCGGTGATGCCGACCTTGCCGGTGACCAGGGGCATCGGGGTCATGACCTCGCGCACCTGACGGGAGCGGTCGGTCTCGAAGGCCATGTCGCGGTTGGTGACGATGCCCAGCAGCTTGCCGTTGCCGTCGGTCACCGGGACGCCGCTGATGCGGAACTTGGCACACAGCGCGTCGGCCTCGCCGAGCGTGGCGTCCGGGTGCACGGTGATCGGGTCGGTGACCATGCCGGACTCGGAACGCTTCACGAGGTCGACCTGGTTGACCTGGTCCTCGACCGAGAGGTTGCGGTGCAGGACACCGACACCGCCCTGGCGGGCCATCGCGATCGCCATCCGGGACTCGGTCACCTTGTCCATCGCCGCGGAGAGGAGCGGGATGTTGACCCGGACGTTGCGCGAGATGCGGGACGAGGTGTCGACCGCGTTCGGGAGCACGTCGGACGCGCCCGGCAGCAGCAGCACGTCGTCGTAGGTCAGCCCTAGTGTCGCGAATTTGGCGGGCACTCCGTCGACGTTGGCAGTCATGACACCTTCCCCAAATGGCCTTGATCGGTGCGGATGTCCATGCTAACGGGAAGCGCGGTCACCTCATTCCACGATTCCACGGCTACGGCCCGCTCCGGGCTTCGTATGTTCGTACGTACGCCGTCGCCCGGCTGTTCACGGAAGGCGTCGCGGCGCAGGGCTCCGCCGTCGAGGGCAGTGCCCGTACGGGAGTTACTGCTCGGCCAGGGCCCGCAGCCGGCTCAGCGCGCGGTGCTGGGCGACCCGGACCGCGCCGGGTGACATTCCCAACATCTGGCCGGTCTCCTCGGCGGTGAGGCCGACGGCGATGCGCAGCAGGAGCAGTTCGCGCTGGTTGTCCGGGAGGTTGGCCAGGAGTTTCTTGGCCCATTCGGCGTCGCTGCTGAGCAAGGCGCGCTCTTCGGGGCCGAGGGAGTCGTCCGGGCGCTCCGGCATCTCGTCGGAGGGGACGGCCGTGGAGCCGGGGTGGCGCATCGCGGCGCGCTGGAGGTCGGCGACCTTGTGGGCGGCGATGGCGAAGACGAAGGCTTCGAAGGGACGGCCGGTGTCCTTGTAGCGGGGCAGTGCGAGGAGGACGGCGACGCAGACCTCCTGGGCGAGGTCCTCCACGAAGTGCCGCGCGTCGCCCGGGAGTCGGGACAGCCGGGTGCGGCAGTAGCGCAGGGCCAGTGGGTGGACGTGGGCGAGCAGATCGTGGGTCGCCTGCTCGTCTCCGTCGACCGCGCGAAGGACGAGTCCACCAATCGCCCCTGGGGCTCTGGCCGCCTCGTCGTCACGCATCGGTCCATGGTGCCTTGCGGCCGAAGGGTCCGTGGCACCGCGTCCGTTGTTGTGCACCGAAGCGTTATGAGCAGGTGCGCCGGAAGTCATCTCCTGCGCCCTCCCCTCCCGCTCGACCGACTCGTCCCCGAGGAACTCCACACCTCAAGGATGCGGCATCCGCGGCGAAACGAGCAGCGGGTGCCCGGCGGGCCCCTTCGCCGTCCCCGCCCACCCGGTGGCGGGCGGGGATTCTCGTATCCCCGCTACGACCCACTGACCTGGTCCTAACGGACCAGACCCCACCGGAAACCGAGCGCCACGGCGTGTGCCCGGTCGGAGGCGCCGAGTTTCTTGAAGAGGCGCCGTGCGTGTGTTTTGACGGTGTCCTCGGAGAGGAACAGCTCACGGCCGATCTCCGCGTTGGAGCGGCCGTGGCTCATCCCTTCGAGGACCTGGATCTCGCGCGCGGTGAGCGTCGGTGCGGCGCCCATCTCGGCGGACCGCAGCCGGCGCGGGGCCAGTCGCCAGGTCGGGTCGGCGAGGGCCTGGGTGACCGTGGCCCGCAGTTCGGCGCGCGAGGCGTCCTTGTGCAGATAGCCGCGGGCGCCGGCCGCGACCGCGAGGGCCACGCCGTCCAGGTCTTCGGCGACGGTGAGCATGATGATGCGTGCGCCCGGGTCGGCGGACAGCAGTCGCCGCACGGTCTCGACACCGCCGAGTCCGGGCATGCGTACGTCCATCAGGATGAGGTCCGAGCGGTCGGCACCCCAGCGGCGGAGGACTTCCTCGCCGTTGGCCGCCGTCGTCACGCGCTCGACACCGGGCACGGTCGCGACCGCGCGGCGGAGCGCCTCTCGGGCAAGCGGGGAGTCGTCACAGACGAGGACGGATGTCATGGCCGCCCTCCGCAACTGATGCGCGTCACCTTGAGCCTCCAGGCTGGTACGAAATCGTCACCTGTGCGGTCGACCGTCTCGGACGCCTGCCCGAGCACTTGTGTTTTCAACCGCCTCGCACTCTCAACGACGGTCACTCGAAAGAGTTACGGGGCCGTGTGCCATCTTCGGCACTCTACGTGAGGGTGCGGACACGGTGGAGAGGTGCGCGGCCGACCCACAAGCTTTCACCACAACCGGTGCCCCATTCAGCCCTATTTCTTCCCTTTTGCTGGTGTCTGAGGCTAGATTCGCAATGAGTCATATTTTCATCTCCTTAGATCGTAGTTGTACGGTCGTGGACACCGTATCCGCCCATAACGGCTACAAGGGGTCACGCAATGGCAGATTTCTCCCGCCTTCCCGGACCGAACGCGGACCTGTGGGACTGGCAGCTCCTGGCTGCCTGCCGAGGGGTCGACAGCTCGCTCTTCTTTCATCCCGAGGGCGAGCGCGGTGCGGCACGAAGCGCTCGTGAGAACTCGGCCAAAGAGGTCTGCATGAGGTGCCCGGTCCGCGCACAGTGCGCGGCGCACGCGCTGGCGGTGCGCGAGCCGTACGGCGTCTGGGGCGGCCTGACCGAGGACGAGCGCGAAGAGCTCATGGGGCGTGCCCGCAACCGGCTGGTGTCGGCTTCGGCCGCCGGGGACATGGCTTCGAACAACTGAAGGAACGTTTCTCCAACTAGCCCTCCACCAGGGCCCACTCAGCCCTCCACCAGAGGGCACGCTCAGCTCTCCACCAGGGGTACGCGCACGCGTGCCCCGCTATTTTTCGCGGGCCCGTTTGTCGCGGGCCGCGCGCGCCAGCTGGTCGAGGGTCGCCGCCACCGCCGGCACCCGCGCCAGGTCGGGCAGGGTCAGCGCGACGATCTCCCGCCGCACCGCCGGTTCCAGCGTCACCGTCCGCGCGCCCCGGGGCCGTACGGACTCGATGGCGAGCTGGGGCAGGACGGCGACGCCCAGCCCCGCGCTCACCAGGCCGACGACCGCCGGATAGTCGTCGGTCGCGAAGTCGATGCGCGGGGTGAAGCCGGCGGCCTCGCACACCTCGACCAACTGGCCCCGGCAGCGCGGGCAGCCGGCGATCCAGGGGTCGTCGGCGAGTTCGCCGATGGCGAGCGACCGCACACGCGCGTGCCGGTGTTTCTCCGGGACCAGGGCGACCAGGCGGTCGCTGAGCAGGGGTCGTACGACCAGGTCGGACCAGTCCTCCGCGCCCGTCGCCGCCTCGTAGCGGAAGGCGAGGGCGATGTCGCAGTCGCCCTCCCGGAGGAGGTCGACGGAGTTCGGCGGCTCGGCCTCCTCCAGGGAGACGCGAGTGCCGGGGTGCGCGGCGCGCAGGGCGGCCAGTGCGGTCGGGACGAGCGTCGAGCTGCCGCTGGGGAAGGAGACCAGGCGGACCCGGCCGGCGCGCAGGCCCGCGATCGCGGCGACCTCCTCCTCGGCCGCCGTCAGACCGGCGAGGATGCCCGCGCCGTGCCGGACGAGAGCCTCGCCCGCCTGGGTCAGCCGCATCTCGCGGCCGGTGCGGATCAGCAGCGGAGTGCCGACCGAGGTCTCCAGGGCCTTCATCTGCTGGCTGACGGCCGGCTGGGTGCAGCCCAGTTCACGCCCGGCCGCCGAGAAGGAGCCGGTGGCGGCGACGGCGCGCAGCACGCGGAGATGTCGGGCCTCGATCACGCCCCGAGCATAAGTGCTTCTTGGGTACGGCGGCGAATAATGCGCCGCACCTTTGGGGTGCTCTCGTCTACCGTGCCGTCATGAAGCTTCTCTCGCTGAATCTGGGCCGGGCCGCGGCCGTGCCGTACACGGACCAGCCCGAGGGCGTGACCGGCATCGACAAGCGGCCGACCGACGCGCCGGTGCGGGTGAGCGCGCCCGGGCCCAAGGGCGTCGCCGGGAGCGGGCTCGCCGGGGACGCGGTGTGTCACCGGCGCCACCACGGGGGCGACGACCAGGCGGTGTACGCGGTCGCGCGCGAGGATCTCGACGACTGGGAGCGGGAGTTGGGGCGCCCGCTGGCCAGCGGTTCCTTCGGGGAGAACCTGACGACACTGGGGCTCGACGTGTCCGGGGCGCGGATCGGTGAGCGCTGGCGGATCGGTCCCGAGGTGGTCCTTGAGGTCACCTGCGGGCGGATCCCGTGCCGTACCTTCCAGGACCATCTGGGCGAACGCGGGTGGGTGAAACGGTTCACCGTGAAGGGTGCGCCGGGGGCCTATCTGCGGGTGATCGAACCCGGTGAGATCCGGGCGGGGGACGCGATCGAGATCGTGCGCCGGCCCGACCACGACGTGACGGTGGCCCTGCAGTTCCGGGCCGTGACGACCGAGCGGGAGCTGCTGCCGCGGCTGCTTCCCGCGGGCGAGGCGCTGCATCCGGAATCCCTCGCGCAGGCCCGGAAATATGTCGCGGAACACCCGGGCTGACCTGGTGCCGCGACCCGTTCGACACGGCGTTCGACACGTGTTCGTCACGGATCTGGAGGGGCTGTGCAGAGATCGGACCGGCTTGCTCCGGGTCACTAATCTTGCGCCATGACAACGGCATTGATTACGGGATCGACCGCGGGGATCGGTGCCGCGTTCGCGCGGCGGCTCGCGGCGGACGGGCACAACCTCGTGCTGGTGGCGCGGAACACCGAGCGGCTCGGGGAGCAGGCGACCGAACTGCACGACCGGCACGGCATCGAGGCGGAGGTGCTCACCGCCGACCTGGCCACGGACAAGGGCATCGACACGGTGGCCGCCCGCCTCGCCGACCGCAAGAACCCCGTCGACCTGCTGGTCAACAACGCGGGCTTCGGCAACAAGGGCCGCTACCTCGACGTATCGATGGCCGACGAGCTGAAGATGCTCAAGGTGCACTGCGAGGCGGTGCTGCGGCTGACCAGCGCGGCGACCGAGGCGATGCGGGAGCGCGGGCGCGGCGGGGTCGTCAACGTGGCGTCGGTCGCCGCCTTCGTACCGCGCGGGACGTACGGCGCCTCGAAGGCGTGGGTCGTGCAGTTCACGCAGGGCGCGGCCAAGGACCTGGCCGGCAGTGGCGTACGGCTGATGGCGCTGGCGCCCGGGTTCGTGCGGACCGAGTTCCACGAGCGGGCCGGGATGGGCACGGACAACATCCCGAACTGGATGTGGCTGGACGCGGACAAGTTGGTCGCGGCGGCGCTCTCGGATCTGGCACGCGGCAAGACGCTGTCGATCCCGGACCCGCGCTACAAGGCGCTGATGGGCCTGGTGAAGATCACTCCGCAGGCGGTGCTGGGCGGGGTCACCTCGAAGACCGGGCGGAAGTACGGGCCGCAGTGACGGCGGCCGCCTCGGTGGGGGCGGGCCCGGTGACGAAGGTTCCGGTGGAACGCGAAGGCCCGGCTCCCCCTGAGGGGGCGCCGGGCCTTCGACGTACACGTCCTACGGGTTCACCGACTCGCGTCAGTGGGAGTGGCCGTGGCTGTGACCAGCGCCGGCCGGCTCCTCTTCTTCCTTCTTCTCGACGACCAGGGTCTCGGTCGTGAGGAGCAGGGAGGCGATGGAGGCGGCGTTCTCCAGGGCGGAGCGGGTGACCTTGACCGGGTCGATGACGCCGGCCTTGACCAGGTCGCCGTACTCGCCGGTCGCGGCGTTGAAGCCCTGGCCGGGCTCCAGGTCGGCGACCTTGGCGGTGATGACGTAGCCCTCAAGGCCCGCGTTCTCGGCGATCCAGCGCAGCGGCTCGACGACCGCGCGGCGGACGACCGCGACACCGGTGGCCTCGTCGCCGGTCTTGTCGAGGTTGCCCTCAAGGACCTTGGCGGCGTGCACCAGGGCGGAGCCACCACCGGAGACGATGCCCTCCTCGACCGCGGCGCGGGTCGCGGAGATGGCGTCCTCCAGACGGTGCTTCTTCTCCTTGAGCTCCACCTCGGTGGCGGCGCCGACCTTGATCACGCACACGCCGCCGGCCAGCTTCGCGAGGCGCTCCTGGAGCTTCTCGCGGTCCCAGTCGGAGTCCGTGTTCTCGATCTCGGCCTTGATCTGGTTGACGCGGCCCGCGACCTCGGAGGAGTCGCCGGCACCGTCGACGACGGTCGTGTCGTCCTTGGTGACCGTCACGCGGCGGGCGGAGCCCAGCACGTCCAGGCCGACCTGGTCGAGCTTGAGGCCGACCTCCTCGGCGATGACCTGACCGCCGGTGAGGGTGGCGAGGTCGCCGAGCATCGCCTTGCGGCGGTCGCCGAAGCCGGGGGCCTTGACCGCGACCGCGTTGAACGTGCCGCGGATCTTGTTCACGACCAGGGTCGACAGGGCCTCGCCCTCGACGTCCTCGGCGATGATCAGCAGCGGCTTGGAGGCGTTGGCCTGGATGACCTTCTCCAGCAGCGGCAGCAGGTCCTGGATGGAGCTGATCTTGCCCTGGTGGATCAGGATGTACGGGTCTTCGAGGACCGCTTCCATGCGCTCCTGGTCCGTCACGAAGTACGGCGACAGGTAGCCCTTGTCGAAGGCCATGCCCTCGGTGAAGTCCAGCTCCAGACCGAAGGTGTTGGACTCCTCGACGGTGATGACACCGTCCTTGCCGACCTTGTCCATCGCCTCGGCGATGAGCTCGCCGACCTGGCTGTCCTGCGCGGACAGACCGGCCACGGCGGCGATGTCGGCCTTGTCCTCGATCGGCCGCGCGGTGGCGAGCAGCTCGTCGGAGACGGCCTTGACGGCGGCGTCGATGCCCTTCTTCAGGGCGGCCGGGGAGGCACCCGCGGCGACGTTGCGCAGGCCCTCGCGGACGAGCGCCTGGGCGAGCACGGTGGCGGTGGTGGTGCCGTCACCCGCGATGTCGTTGGTCTTGGTCGCCACCTCCTTCACCAGCTGGGCACCGAGGTTCTCGTACGGGTCGTCGAGCTCGACCTCGCGGGCGATGGTGACGCCGTCGTTGGTGATGGTGGGAGCGCCGAACTTCTTGTCGATGACGACGTTGCGGCCCTTGGGGCCGATCGTCACCTTGACCGTGTCGGCAAGCTTGTTGACGCCGCGCTCGAGGGCGCGACGGGCGTCCTCGTCGAACTTCAGGATCTTCGCCATGGGAGCGGTTCAGCCCTCTCGGAAAACGTGGGTGAAACGAACCGCGCCCCTGACGCCCGGCTTCATAAGGTCGCGGGGGCCAGGGGCGCAGCTCACTGCAAAACTGGGTGTAGCTCGGTACATCCGGGTGGTACCGGCGGTACCGGGTGAGCTACTTCTCGATGACCGCGAGCACGTCGCGGGCCGAGAGGACGAGGTATTCCTCACCCTGGTACTTCACTTCGGTGCCGCCGTACTTGCTGTACAGCACGATGTCACCGGTCTGGACGTCGAGCGGCAGGCGCTCGCCGTTCTCGAAGCGACCCGGGCCAACGGCGAGGACGACGCCCTCCTGGGGCTTCTCCTTCGCGGTGTCCGGAATGACCAGGCCAGAGGCCGTGGTCTGCTCGGCTTCGAGCGCCTGGACCACAATGCGGTCCTCAAGCGGCTTGATGGCAACCTTGGAGCTGGCGGTCGTCACGATCCGACCTCCCCCTTCGGAGATCTCACGGGGTTAACTGTCTGAGGTGGCGACCAGGTCGATCCGTCGTCGCGGGTGCCGGACCTGCCCGTCGCTATTGGCACTCTCCAGGGGGGAGTGCCAGGTCTGAGACTATGACCGCGATTAGCACTCGGTCAAGCGGAGTGCCAATGCCCGCGGCGCTTGAGCGGAATTTCTCCGTCACCCTGAGCTGTCTGGCGGGCCTGTGCTGGTGTCGCCGTCTTGGGGGCTGTGCCCCCAAACCCCCCTGTCGGCCTTCGGCCTCGTCCTCAAACGCCGGACGGGCTGGATTGGCCGGATTGGCCGGCCCTCGCTCCATCTGCTCAGAGGTAGTCCTCCAGGCGCCCCACCGTCAGACCCCGCTCCTGGATGCCCCGGAGGAGGCGGGCCGTCGTGCCGGTCGGGGTGATCCGGACGATGTCTCCAGGGGTGAGCCGGTGGTCGCCCCGGGCGTAGGTCAGGGTGCCGGTCGTCGTGGAGGCCCGCCAGAGGACCAGGGCGGAGATGCCGCAGTCGGCCGCGGCGCGGCGGGTCGTCGTGTCGTACGTGCCCTCGGGGGGCCGGAGCAGGCGGGAGCCGGGGTGGGGGCGGTGGCCGCAGATCTCGGTGCGCTGGGTGGCGTAGGGCAGGCCGGTGAAGCGGGCGGGCTTCGGGGGTGTGCGGAACTCCGTGACCGGGAGGCGCAGTTCGCGGACCAGGTCGGTGAAGCTCGGGTCCCGGCGGGCGCTCGCGGCGTGGTCGTAGGTCAGGAAGACGACCTTGTCACGGGTGCGGACGTGGTCCACGACCGGTGGGAGGCCCGGGCCCGCCGAGCGGGCGGCGGGGTGGGGGGACGGTTTGGGGGCGGGGGCCAGGGGGGCCGTCAAACCCCAGTGGCGGTACGGCTGTTCGCGGGACGGGCCGTGCGGGTGGACGCGTTGGGCGGCCTTCTTGCCGAGCCGTTCGATGGGGTCGACGGACTGGGCGCAACCGGTGAGGAACAGCAGAGCGGCCGCCGACGCGACGGCCACCGGTACCCGCAGACGGCCCGCCCGCCTCACAGGTAGTCCTCCAGGCGGGCCACCGCGTAGCCCTCGGCCGTGACCTTGCCCAGGAAGCGGCGCATGTCGTCGACCATCGTGCCCTTCCAGTCCTCGCGGCCCCGGAAGTGCGTCAGGACGATGTCGCCGGGGTGCAGGGACCGGTCGTCCTCGCGGTACTCCCAGTGGTCGACGAACACCTCCTCGTCCCAGATCGGGGCGTACTTGATGCCGCAGGACTTCGCGGCGACGAGGGTGTCGTGGTTGTAGTTCCCGTACGGCGGCCGGAAGACCGTCGGGGCCTTGCCGAACTGCTTCTTCATGATGTCCTGCATGCCGCAGATCTCGCGCTTCTGCTCGGCGTAGGACAGGCCCGGCAGGTACGGGTGCGTGAGGGTGTGGTTGTTGATCGTGTGGCCCTGGGCCTGCATCTTCCGGAAGTAGCCGTAGTCGTCCTTCACCAGGTAGTTGCTGAGGAAGGCCGTGTACGGGATCTTCAGGTCGCTCATCATCCGCAGGAACGCGGGGTCCTTGTTCTCGCCGTCGTCGATGGTGAGGAAGACGATCTTCTGCTTGGTCGGGATCGTGGTGAACACCGGCGGGAGGTTCAACTCCTCCTGGTCGTCCACCTCGAAGCCCTTGCGCGCGGTGATCTCCGGCTTGTGCGCCGGGGCCGGCGGGGCCGTGAGCGGCACCTTCGCCAGCCCCCAGCGCTTGGCCGCGGCAACCCGCGCGGCGTACGCGGCGCGCAACTTGGTCGCGTAGGAGTCCAGCGCGCGCGCCGGGGGCGCGTGCAGCGGCTGCGCGCCCTGCGCCGGGTGGACGGCCGCGCCCGAGCCGGGCTGGCCGCAGCCGGAGACGAGAGCGGCGAGCGCGAGGGCGGCGAGCGCGCCACGGGCGCCTCCCGTCATCCGACCCCGGTCGCCCCGGGTTTCCCGATCTCCTCGGTCCCCGCGCGCCCGATTGATGTCATTTTGTACGACTACTCGCATGGGGTCGGATCTTTTCAGGACCCGGCCCCGATCCCGCGGCGACACCGCCAACACACCGCCACCGGAGGCACACCGTCCACCGACTGGCCCACAATGTCCCGGTGAACGACCCCGTACTCGCCTTCGCCGCCCTGCTCACCCCCGAGGGCCGCGCCCTCCTCGACGAGGTCCGCGGCACCGACCCGGCCAAGGAACTCGCCGTCGCCACCCGGCTGCGCCGCGACCACCCCGCCGACCTCGTCTCGGCGGCCCTCGGCCAGGCCCGGCTGCGCCAACGCGCGGCAGCGGCGAAGTTCACGCCCGAGGACGCCGACCGGATGTTCTTCACCCCGAACGGCTTCGAACAGTCCACCCGGACCAGCGTCGCCACCTACCGCGCCACCCGCCTCCTGGACCTCGGCGTGACCTCCGTCGCCGACCTCTGCTGCGGAATCGGCGGCGACGCGATCGCACTGGCACGGGCGGGGGTACGGGTCCTGGCCGTGGACCGCGATCCGCTGACGGTGGCCGTGGCGCGGGCCAACGCGGAGGCCCTGGGGCTGGCCGACCTGATCGAGGTGCGCGAGGCGGATGTCACCGACGTCGACACGTCCGCGTACGACGCCGTGTTCGTCGACCCCGCACGGCGGGGCGGCCGCGGCCGCATCTTCGATCCCGAGGCGTACTCGCCGCCGTTGTCCTGGGCCATCGGCGCGGCTACGACGGCCCCCCTCGCCGCGCTGAAGATCGCCCCCGGCGTGCCGCACGAGGCGATCCCGGCGGCGGCCGAGGCGGAGTGGATCTCGGACGGGGGTGACGTGAAGGAGGCTGTGCTGTGGTTCGGGGCGGGAGCGCGGCCGGGGGCGGTACGGGCAACTCTCCTGCCCGGTCCGCGAGTTCTGCACGGACGCGGGCTGCCCGACCCTGAAGTCCGTTCCGTGGGGCGGTACTTGTACGAGCCCGACGGCGCCGTCATCCGCGCCCACCTCGTCGCCGAGGTCGCGGAGGAGGTCGAGGGCGGGCTCGTCGACGAGACCATCGCGTATGTGACAGCGGATGAGCTACGGCCGACCGCGTATGCCTCCGCCTACGAGATCACCGATCAACTCCCCTTCGGTGTCAAGAAGTTGAAGGCCTTGCTGCGGGAGCGCGAGGTGGGCGTCCTCACCGTGAAGAAGCGGGGGTCGGCCGTCGAACCGGAGGAGCTGCGGCGGAAGGTGAAGCCTCAGGGGCCCAACTCCGTGACCGTGTTCCTCACTCGGGTGGCGGGGGCGCCGGCGATGTTGATCGGGCGCCCCGTCTAGGACGCCTCCGCCGCCCGGCGCAGCAGGAGTTGGCGTTCGCGTTCGTTGCGCGCCAGCGAAGCCGCTCGTGTGAACTCCGCCTTCGCCTCCGTCGTACGGCCGAGGCGGAGGAGCAGGTCGCCACGGACACTGGGCAGCAAGTGGTAGTCGCGCAGGGCGGGTTCGGAGGCGAGGGTGTCGACGATCTCCAACGCCGGAGCCGGGCCCTCGGCCATCGAGACAGCCACCGCGCGGTTCAACTCGACCACCGGCGAAGGGGATCGGGCGGCGAGGAGGGCGTACAGGGTCGCGATCGTCGGCCAGTCGGTCTCGTCGTAGGTGTACGCGTGGGCGTGGCAGGCGGCGATGGCGGCCTGGAGGGCGTAGGGGCCGGGGGCTCCCGTGGAGACGGCGTCCGCGCGGCCGAGGGCGGTGATGCCGCGGGCGATGAGGAGGCGGTTCCAGCGGCGGCGGTTCTGGTCCTTGAGGAGGACGGGGTCGCCGTTCGGGGCGGTGCGGGCGGCCGCGCGGGAGGCCTGGAACTCCAACAGGGAGGCCAGGGCGTGCACTTCGGGTTCCTTCGGCATCAGGCCGGCGAGGAGGCGGGCCAGGCGGAGCGCGTCCTCGCAGAGGCTGGGGCGGAGCCAGTCGTCGCCCGCCGTCGCCGCGTAACCCTCGTTGAAGATCAGGTAGATGACGTCCAGGACCGAGCCCAGGCGGGCCTCTCGGTCGGGGCCGTAGGGGACCTCGAAGGCGACGTTCTTGGTGGCCAGGGTGCGTTTGGCGCGGACGATGCGCTGGGCGATCGTCGGCTCGGGGGCGAGGAAGGCGCGGGCGATCTCGGGGGTGGTCAGGCCGCCGAGGAGGCGCAGGGTGAGGGCGGTGCGGGCCTCCGGGGACAGGACCGGGTGGCAGGTGGTGAAGACCAGGCGCAGGAGGTCGTCGTCGATGTCGTCGGGGGCCGCGGGTTCCTCGGGCGGGGCCGTCGTCTCCAGGGTGCGGCCGATCTCCTGGAGCTTGCGGGCGTA from Streptomyces sp. NBC_01288 carries:
- a CDS encoding MOSC domain-containing protein, producing MKLLSLNLGRAAAVPYTDQPEGVTGIDKRPTDAPVRVSAPGPKGVAGSGLAGDAVCHRRHHGGDDQAVYAVAREDLDDWERELGRPLASGSFGENLTTLGLDVSGARIGERWRIGPEVVLEVTCGRIPCRTFQDHLGERGWVKRFTVKGAPGAYLRVIEPGEIRAGDAIEIVRRPDHDVTVALQFRAVTTERELLPRLLPAGEALHPESLAQARKYVAEHPG
- a CDS encoding SDR family NAD(P)-dependent oxidoreductase, with the protein product MTTALITGSTAGIGAAFARRLAADGHNLVLVARNTERLGEQATELHDRHGIEAEVLTADLATDKGIDTVAARLADRKNPVDLLVNNAGFGNKGRYLDVSMADELKMLKVHCEAVLRLTSAATEAMRERGRGGVVNVASVAAFVPRGTYGASKAWVVQFTQGAAKDLAGSGVRLMALAPGFVRTEFHERAGMGTDNIPNWMWLDADKLVAAALSDLARGKTLSIPDPRYKALMGLVKITPQAVLGGVTSKTGRKYGPQ
- the groL gene encoding chaperonin GroEL (60 kDa chaperone family; promotes refolding of misfolded polypeptides especially under stressful conditions; forms two stacked rings of heptamers to form a barrel-shaped 14mer; ends can be capped by GroES; misfolded proteins enter the barrel where they are refolded when GroES binds), producing the protein MAKILKFDEDARRALERGVNKLADTVKVTIGPKGRNVVIDKKFGAPTITNDGVTIAREVELDDPYENLGAQLVKEVATKTNDIAGDGTTTATVLAQALVREGLRNVAAGASPAALKKGIDAAVKAVSDELLATARPIEDKADIAAVAGLSAQDSQVGELIAEAMDKVGKDGVITVEESNTFGLELDFTEGMAFDKGYLSPYFVTDQERMEAVLEDPYILIHQGKISSIQDLLPLLEKVIQANASKPLLIIAEDVEGEALSTLVVNKIRGTFNAVAVKAPGFGDRRKAMLGDLATLTGGQVIAEEVGLKLDQVGLDVLGSARRVTVTKDDTTVVDGAGDSSEVAGRVNQIKAEIENTDSDWDREKLQERLAKLAGGVCVIKVGAATEVELKEKKHRLEDAISATRAAVEEGIVSGGGSALVHAAKVLEGNLDKTGDEATGVAVVRRAVVEPLRWIAENAGLEGYVITAKVADLEPGQGFNAATGEYGDLVKAGVIDPVKVTRSALENAASIASLLLTTETLVVEKKEEEEPAGAGHSHGHSH
- the groES gene encoding co-chaperone GroES, producing the protein MTTASSKVAIKPLEDRIVVQALEAEQTTASGLVIPDTAKEKPQEGVVLAVGPGRFENGERLPLDVQTGDIVLYSKYGGTEVKYQGEEYLVLSARDVLAVIEK
- a CDS encoding polysaccharide deacetylase family protein encodes the protein MTGGARGALAALALAALVSGCGQPGSGAAVHPAQGAQPLHAPPARALDSYATKLRAAYAARVAAAKRWGLAKVPLTAPPAPAHKPEITARKGFEVDDQEELNLPPVFTTIPTKQKIVFLTIDDGENKDPAFLRMMSDLKIPYTAFLSNYLVKDDYGYFRKMQAQGHTINNHTLTHPYLPGLSYAEQKREICGMQDIMKKQFGKAPTVFRPPYGNYNHDTLVAAKSCGIKYAPIWDEEVFVDHWEYREDDRSLHPGDIVLTHFRGREDWKGTMVDDMRRFLGKVTAEGYAVARLEDYL